A window of Rubricoccus marinus contains these coding sequences:
- the ccsA gene encoding cytochrome c biogenesis protein CcsA: MLGKAGEIALLVAFVGSIAALVAFVRATVAKAPSERETWMRLGRGAWWAVLGGTVAASGILWALIFGGHYEIAYVYQQTSDAMPFHYRMSSFWAGQEGSFLLWILMTVLVGAVLARWSAQRLPADSAGHASGARGAKITAVGVQTREWFGAPVMAVTALCAGFLLSMVVGLDLGAFSLGASPFLPLAEKFPDAPMLQVAGFVPADGKGLNDLLQNPWMAIHPPTLFVGFTLTMVPFAFAAAGLVTRRYTQWVRPALPWALVASGVLGCGIMMGGYWAYETLSFGGWWAWDPVENSSLVPWLFSVAGLHAMVVQKKTAAGHKAALILSIVAFQLVIYSTFLTRSGVLGDVSVHSFVDLGLYNQLLVWILSIGAVGFGLFAWRYRELPAPATPPATLSRESMIFTGALLLALTGLVIALGTSAPIFGKLFRDNPSAVPIAFYNAWTLPLAIGIAFLMGIGQVFWWRKMTVDDVNRVLMRPLALTVASTAIVILSTPFVQETVQPAAAVGGPVTAQAGLFDAGFFQTHGTSLLLLLLLFTSFFTLWGNLLVMGRVAKGNWKLIGGSLTHVGFGLMLLGIFASAVFNDPVGEGAGTDIQGSRDNVVVPLGETVDSGDGYRITYTGTELNEEGLPTYLLDWEREDGHTFQTRNVVYKDIRDQWIQRPDVKEHLIEDLYVAVFPSAMSNRASEAESGGAASEEAEELVLARGDSTMLQVGGRDRYMLSFTDYELGVDYDAVGLDAANVDLAVAARLVIRDIASGETRTLRPVYSITKDQQQQFVQNRALDWNLGATFVGMEVEEDAIKLLLDGAQPREEEWVVVQAAEKPFISVLWIGTLVMLAGFAVSAGRRWNETR, encoded by the coding sequence ATGTTAGGGAAAGCGGGCGAGATCGCCCTTCTGGTCGCCTTTGTCGGATCCATCGCGGCGCTCGTCGCCTTTGTCCGCGCGACGGTCGCAAAAGCGCCGTCGGAACGCGAGACGTGGATGCGCCTCGGCCGCGGGGCGTGGTGGGCCGTCCTCGGAGGGACCGTCGCCGCCAGCGGCATCCTGTGGGCGCTCATCTTCGGCGGGCACTACGAGATCGCCTACGTCTACCAGCAGACGTCGGACGCGATGCCGTTCCACTACCGGATGTCGTCGTTCTGGGCCGGGCAGGAAGGCTCGTTCCTGCTCTGGATCCTCATGACGGTCCTCGTCGGCGCGGTTCTCGCGCGGTGGAGCGCGCAGCGCCTTCCAGCCGACTCCGCGGGACACGCCTCTGGCGCCAGAGGCGCGAAGATCACCGCTGTCGGCGTCCAAACCCGCGAGTGGTTCGGCGCTCCCGTCATGGCCGTGACGGCGCTTTGCGCGGGCTTCCTGCTTTCCATGGTCGTCGGGCTCGATCTCGGCGCGTTCTCGCTCGGCGCGAGCCCGTTCCTGCCCCTGGCGGAGAAATTCCCCGACGCGCCCATGCTCCAGGTCGCCGGCTTCGTCCCCGCCGACGGCAAGGGCCTCAACGACCTGCTCCAGAACCCGTGGATGGCCATCCACCCGCCGACGCTCTTTGTCGGTTTCACGCTCACGATGGTGCCGTTCGCGTTCGCCGCGGCGGGCCTCGTCACGCGGCGCTACACTCAGTGGGTGCGGCCCGCGCTGCCGTGGGCACTCGTGGCCTCTGGCGTGCTGGGCTGCGGCATCATGATGGGCGGGTACTGGGCCTACGAGACCCTCAGCTTTGGCGGCTGGTGGGCATGGGACCCGGTGGAGAACTCCAGCCTCGTCCCGTGGCTGTTCAGCGTGGCCGGGCTCCACGCGATGGTGGTGCAGAAGAAGACCGCCGCCGGGCACAAGGCTGCGCTCATCCTCAGCATCGTCGCCTTCCAACTCGTCATCTACTCCACGTTCCTGACGCGCAGCGGCGTGCTCGGCGACGTCTCGGTTCACAGCTTCGTGGACCTCGGGCTCTACAACCAGCTCCTCGTCTGGATTCTCAGCATTGGCGCCGTCGGCTTCGGCCTCTTCGCGTGGCGCTACCGCGAGCTCCCCGCCCCCGCGACGCCGCCCGCGACGCTCTCGCGCGAGTCCATGATCTTCACCGGCGCGCTGCTGCTGGCCCTGACCGGGCTCGTGATCGCGCTCGGCACGAGCGCCCCCATCTTCGGCAAGCTGTTCCGCGACAACCCCAGCGCCGTGCCCATCGCGTTCTACAACGCGTGGACGCTGCCTCTGGCGATCGGCATCGCGTTCCTGATGGGCATCGGGCAGGTGTTCTGGTGGCGCAAGATGACCGTGGACGACGTGAACCGCGTGCTCATGAGGCCTCTGGCGCTGACCGTCGCGAGCACGGCCATCGTGATCCTGTCCACGCCGTTCGTGCAGGAGACCGTTCAGCCCGCTGCCGCGGTGGGCGGCCCCGTGACGGCCCAGGCGGGGCTCTTCGACGCCGGGTTCTTCCAGACCCACGGCACGAGCCTGCTCCTGCTCCTGCTGCTGTTCACGTCGTTCTTCACGCTCTGGGGCAACCTCCTCGTGATGGGCCGCGTGGCCAAGGGCAACTGGAAGCTCATTGGCGGTAGCCTCACACACGTCGGCTTCGGGCTGATGCTGCTCGGCATCTTCGCCTCCGCCGTCTTCAACGACCCCGTCGGGGAGGGCGCAGGAACGGACATCCAGGGCAGCCGGGACAACGTCGTGGTCCCGCTCGGCGAGACTGTCGACTCCGGCGACGGCTACCGCATCACCTACACCGGGACCGAGCTCAACGAGGAGGGCTTGCCGACGTACCTCCTGGATTGGGAGCGCGAGGACGGCCACACCTTCCAGACCCGCAACGTGGTCTACAAAGACATCCGCGACCAGTGGATCCAGCGGCCCGACGTAAAGGAGCACCTCATTGAGGACCTCTACGTCGCCGTGTTCCCGTCCGCGATGAGCAACCGCGCCTCCGAGGCCGAGTCCGGCGGCGCTGCGAGCGAAGAGGCCGAGGAACTCGTCCTCGCCAGAGGCGACTCGACGATGCTCCAGGTCGGCGGGCGCGACCGCTACATGCTCTCCTTTACGGACTACGAGCTCGGCGTCGACTACGACGCGGTCGGCCTGGACGCGGCCAACGTGGACCTCGCCGTGGCCGCGCGCCTCGTCATCCGCGACATCGCCTCTGGCGAGACGCGCACGCTCCGGCCCGTCTACTCCATCACGAAGGACCAGCAGCAGCAGTTCGTGCAGAACCGCGCGCTGGACTGGAACCTCGGCGCCACGTTTGTGGGCATGGAGGTCGAGGAGGACGCGATCAAACTGCTCCTCGACGGCGCGCAGCCGCGAGAGGAGGAGTGGGTGGTGGTGCAGGCGGCGGAGAAGCCGTTCATCTCCGTTCTCTGGATCGGCACGCTGGTGATGCTCGCGGGCTTCGCTGTCAGCGCCGGGCGCCGCTGGAACGAGACGCGCTAG
- a CDS encoding PRC-barrel domain-containing protein: MLTLSTTSLIGTDVRNNAGETLGDIKDFMLDVDNGRVLYAVLDFGGFLGIGDKYFAVPLEAFRADTQSEKLVLDMDKARLENAPGFDKNNWPATANDTFVESVYDFYGQREAWTRSTQTRQTVLN, encoded by the coding sequence ATGTTGACTCTCTCAACTACATCCCTTATCGGAACCGACGTTCGCAACAACGCAGGCGAAACGCTCGGCGACATCAAGGACTTCATGCTCGACGTCGATAACGGCCGCGTCCTCTACGCCGTCCTCGACTTCGGCGGCTTTCTCGGCATCGGCGACAAGTATTTCGCCGTCCCCCTTGAGGCCTTCCGAGCCGACACGCAGAGCGAGAAGCTCGTGCTCGATATGGACAAGGCCCGTCTCGAGAACGCGCCCGGCTTCGACAAGAACAACTGGCCAGCGACCGCTAACGACACGTTCGTCGAGTCCGTCTACGACTTCTACGGTCAGCGCGAGGCGTGGACCCGCTCGACGCAGACGCGCCAGACCGTTCTCAACTAG
- a CDS encoding ectonucleotide pyrophosphatase/phosphodiesterase — MRTPSFLLVVLLLAGCASGGAPQMAPEASGERTPLILISVDGMRHDYLDREDASTPTFDALVASGVRAERLIPSYPTKTFPNHYTLVTGLHPAEHGIVGNTILDPDMGDSRGDSARFSLGNREAVTDGRWWGGEPIWVTAENAGIRTGTVSWPGSEAEIMGVRPTNWMVYDGDLSYDARVDSALGWVGAGAGFVTLYFEGVDTQGHRNGPLAPETARALEDVDAALARLVAGLRQRQIDADIVIVSDHGMADMAPERRVVLDDVIDLETETAYVIWGEAAGIWPALGADVDDMVARIDAMDHVSAWHRDDVPERYRFRGSRRIPPIVIDPEEGWTVTSRDYVERYPDRPNGGAHGFDNALLSMHGVFLASGPHFRAGTMTAPLASVDVYDILARALGVTPAANSGDPAVADRVLR; from the coding sequence ATGCGCACCCCGTCGTTCCTGCTCGTCGTCCTTCTCCTCGCCGGGTGCGCCTCCGGCGGCGCGCCACAGATGGCGCCAGAGGCCTCGGGCGAGCGCACGCCGCTCATCCTGATTTCGGTCGACGGGATGCGGCACGACTACCTCGACCGCGAGGACGCGAGCACGCCGACGTTCGACGCGCTCGTGGCCTCTGGCGTGCGGGCCGAGCGGCTAATCCCCTCGTACCCGACCAAGACGTTCCCCAACCACTACACGCTCGTGACCGGCCTGCACCCGGCCGAGCACGGCATCGTGGGCAACACGATTCTGGACCCGGACATGGGCGACTCGCGCGGCGACTCGGCGCGCTTCTCGCTGGGCAACCGCGAGGCGGTCACCGACGGGCGCTGGTGGGGCGGTGAGCCCATCTGGGTGACGGCCGAGAACGCGGGGATCCGCACGGGCACGGTCTCGTGGCCGGGTTCGGAGGCCGAGATCATGGGCGTGCGCCCGACCAACTGGATGGTCTACGACGGCGACCTGTCCTACGACGCGCGCGTCGACAGCGCGCTTGGGTGGGTCGGCGCGGGCGCGGGCTTCGTGACGCTCTACTTCGAGGGCGTGGACACGCAGGGCCACCGCAACGGGCCGCTGGCGCCCGAGACGGCGCGCGCGCTCGAAGACGTGGACGCCGCGCTCGCGCGGCTCGTCGCGGGCCTCCGCCAGAGGCAGATTGACGCCGACATCGTGATCGTGAGCGACCACGGCATGGCCGACATGGCGCCCGAGCGGCGCGTCGTGCTGGACGACGTGATCGACCTGGAGACCGAGACGGCGTACGTGATCTGGGGCGAGGCCGCTGGCATCTGGCCCGCGCTGGGCGCCGACGTGGACGACATGGTCGCGCGGATCGACGCGATGGACCACGTGAGCGCGTGGCACCGCGACGACGTGCCCGAGCGCTACCGCTTCCGCGGCAGCCGCCGCATTCCGCCCATCGTGATCGACCCCGAGGAGGGCTGGACGGTGACGAGCCGGGACTACGTGGAGCGCTACCCGGACCGCCCCAACGGCGGCGCGCACGGGTTCGACAACGCGCTCCTGTCCATGCACGGCGTCTTTCTCGCCAGCGGCCCGCACTTCCGCGCAGGCACGATGACCGCGCCTCTGGCGTCCGTCGACGTGTACGACATCCTCGCGCGCGCCCTCGGCGTGACGCCAGCAGCCAACAGCGGCGACCCGGCCGTGGCCGACCGCGTGCTTCGGTAG
- a CDS encoding TonB-dependent receptor, which translates to MLLTTWGRAHRSASFWTFSLALVLLAVPASAQQTGTPQPGAALSGTVTDAASGEPLPGATVRLPALDRGAATDPDGRFRLLGLPRDTATVVVSFVGYREVSRTVDLRSGDATLDVSLSDDAALLGEVVVSVSAAQEALGRDTRAVGVLDGVELDDLRGQTLGETLANLNGVTTLSTGPTISKPVVRGLHSDRIVILENGVRQEGQQWGGEHAPEIDPFSASRIQVIKGAAGVEFGAGAIGGVVRLDDEDLPSTPGVGGHVSLQAFSNSGQGAGSLELDGAPEALPGFAWRLQGSARRAGDARSPDFVIRNSAFAEASGHLTLGYTKGPLEIDGHLRRFATELGIYKGSHFGNARNLEEIIARGGPDPDWDYAFSYDIEAPKQVVTHDVASLHGHTTFGDGHHIDAQYAVQNNRRQEFDAHRPYSDSLAALGARPSFDLSLLTQSLDLKVEPNLSDRARLSIGVQGRTQLNENSASGSLVPNYRAFDAGLFAHGSYIASGALSFDAGVRLDARTQRAYPYDRTLREYGDVRRTFVGGAAVAGGLLSLGERWSVAANVGSAWRPPNISELYSFGVHHGTAQFEIGDPDLGVERSLDVSTTLRHESDWASGEVSAYVNHIYGYVYALERPEPTVTIRGTFPTFETTHTDARLAGIDATVEVRPLAWLDLGAKTSLLRADNLDLGGPLYGVPSNRVGGHVRMTAERLFGARGVFAEIDVEHVARQTRVQTGAFLAAPYPPAYTLTGLRVGGTLPWGATPLRVQLRVDNLFDVRYRDALSRFRYFVDEPGLGASLRVSIPLG; encoded by the coding sequence GTGTTACTCACGACCTGGGGCCGAGCGCACCGCTCCGCCTCGTTCTGGACCTTCAGCCTCGCGCTGGTCCTCCTCGCCGTTCCCGCCTCCGCTCAGCAAACGGGCACCCCTCAACCGGGTGCTGCTCTGAGTGGCACCGTCACCGATGCCGCCTCTGGCGAGCCGCTTCCAGGCGCCACGGTGCGCCTGCCCGCGCTGGACCGCGGCGCGGCGACCGACCCGGACGGCCGCTTCCGCCTTCTCGGCCTCCCACGCGACACCGCGACCGTCGTGGTCTCGTTTGTCGGGTACCGCGAGGTCTCGCGAACGGTCGATCTCCGCTCGGGAGACGCCACGCTCGACGTGTCCCTGAGCGATGACGCGGCGTTGCTGGGCGAGGTGGTGGTAAGCGTGAGCGCGGCGCAAGAGGCCCTGGGCCGCGACACCCGCGCCGTGGGCGTCCTCGACGGCGTGGAACTGGACGACCTCCGCGGGCAGACGCTTGGTGAGACGCTCGCGAACCTCAACGGCGTGACCACGCTTTCGACCGGCCCGACGATCTCGAAGCCCGTCGTGCGCGGACTCCATTCGGACCGCATCGTGATTCTGGAGAACGGCGTGCGGCAGGAGGGCCAGCAGTGGGGCGGCGAGCACGCGCCGGAGATCGACCCGTTCTCGGCCTCCCGCATCCAAGTCATCAAGGGGGCCGCTGGCGTCGAGTTCGGCGCGGGCGCCATCGGGGGCGTCGTGCGTCTGGACGACGAGGATCTGCCGAGCACGCCGGGCGTCGGCGGGCACGTCTCGCTCCAGGCGTTTTCCAACAGCGGCCAGGGCGCGGGCTCGCTCGAGCTCGACGGCGCGCCAGAGGCCCTGCCGGGCTTCGCGTGGCGGCTCCAGGGTTCGGCGCGGCGTGCGGGTGACGCGCGCTCGCCAGACTTCGTGATCCGCAACTCGGCCTTTGCCGAGGCCTCGGGGCACCTCACGCTCGGGTACACAAAGGGCCCGCTGGAGATTGACGGCCACCTGCGACGCTTCGCGACCGAGTTGGGCATCTACAAAGGCTCGCACTTCGGCAACGCCCGCAACCTGGAGGAGATCATTGCCAGAGGCGGGCCGGACCCGGATTGGGACTACGCGTTTTCCTACGACATCGAGGCGCCCAAGCAGGTTGTCACGCACGACGTGGCGAGCCTCCATGGGCACACCACGTTTGGCGACGGCCACCACATCGATGCGCAGTACGCGGTGCAGAACAACCGGCGGCAGGAGTTCGACGCGCACCGGCCCTATAGCGACTCCCTCGCCGCGCTCGGCGCCCGGCCTTCGTTCGACCTCTCGCTGCTCACCCAGTCGCTCGACCTCAAGGTGGAGCCCAACCTCTCCGACCGCGCGCGCCTCTCCATCGGCGTGCAGGGGCGGACGCAACTCAACGAGAACAGCGCCAGCGGCTCGCTCGTCCCCAACTACCGCGCCTTCGACGCGGGCCTCTTCGCCCACGGCAGCTACATCGCCTCTGGCGCGCTGTCCTTCGACGCCGGCGTGCGGCTGGACGCCCGGACGCAGCGCGCCTACCCCTACGACCGCACGCTGCGCGAGTACGGCGACGTGCGGCGCACGTTCGTCGGCGGCGCGGCCGTCGCGGGCGGGCTGCTCTCCCTTGGCGAGCGGTGGAGCGTGGCCGCAAACGTGGGCAGCGCGTGGCGCCCGCCCAACATCAGCGAACTGTACTCCTTTGGCGTGCACCACGGCACGGCGCAGTTCGAGATCGGCGACCCCGACCTAGGCGTAGAGCGCAGCCTGGACGTGAGCACGACGCTCCGCCACGAGAGCGACTGGGCCTCTGGCGAGGTGAGCGCCTACGTCAACCACATCTACGGCTACGTCTACGCGCTGGAGCGGCCGGAGCCGACGGTGACCATCCGTGGCACCTTCCCCACGTTCGAGACGACCCACACCGACGCGCGGCTGGCGGGCATCGACGCGACGGTAGAGGTTCGGCCTCTGGCGTGGCTCGACCTCGGCGCCAAGACCTCGCTTCTCCGCGCCGACAACCTCGACCTCGGCGGCCCGCTCTACGGCGTGCCCTCCAACCGCGTGGGCGGCCATGTCCGCATGACAGCCGAGCGCCTCTTTGGCGCCAGAGGCGTCTTTGCCGAGATCGACGTGGAGCACGTCGCGCGGCAGACCCGCGTGCAGACGGGCGCCTTTCTCGCGGCGCCGTACCCGCCCGCCTACACGCTGACCGGCCTCCGCGTGGGCGGCACGCTCCCGTGGGGCGCCACCCCGCTCCGCGTCCAGCTCCGCGTCGACAACCTGTTCGACGTGCGCTACCGCGACGCGCTGAGCCGCTTCCGCTACTTCGTCGATGAGCCAGGCCTGGGCGCATCCCTCCGCGTCTCGATCCCGCTCGGCTAG
- a CDS encoding 1-acyl-sn-glycerol-3-phosphate acyltransferase, producing the protein MPTPLTRTYTLVRGAVRWMLRLFFREIAVEGREHIPADRGGLLVAWHPNGVIDAGLMLAAFPGHVVFGARDGLLRWPILGNMMRAAGTVPIYRAQDQKGMSEADRRAANQRSLDALAGAVAGGSFSALFPEGQSHDAPHVTPVKSGAARIFLRAHDLASGAAPALPAPEAGSFTAPPVIIPVGLHYDDKAVFRSDVLVVFHPPLALSPEALADPHVLSAEIERALVRVVHATEDWDLHRAMIRASSLMRAEMAARDGRLAEPATIAERHLDFEVMWTSYHARLDTHPAEIEALRRDVAAYRRKMRLLGMNDADLDRPGRSGVFQIAWALLQAAIAYLVLRPLFLLGFLVSGPPYWALKPLARKVATAEKDKATIKLLGGLVLFPLAWITASVVAAFAYGPLRRIAPWLPDWPIGVIGALAFVLCVAGAVVALRSAELTLETWRTVRARMARRMESERVDALRRQRADLHDRLVALAQGLPAVERIEGAKAPPEAV; encoded by the coding sequence ATGCCGACTCCGCTGACCCGCACCTACACCCTCGTCCGCGGCGCCGTCCGCTGGATGCTGCGCCTCTTCTTCCGCGAGATCGCCGTCGAGGGCCGCGAGCACATCCCGGCCGACCGCGGCGGGCTGCTCGTGGCGTGGCACCCCAACGGCGTGATCGACGCGGGCCTGATGCTGGCGGCGTTCCCCGGCCACGTCGTCTTCGGCGCGCGCGATGGCCTCTTGCGGTGGCCGATTCTGGGCAACATGATGCGCGCCGCCGGGACCGTCCCGATCTACCGAGCCCAGGACCAGAAGGGCATGAGCGAGGCCGACCGCCGCGCCGCCAACCAGCGGAGCCTGGACGCGCTCGCGGGCGCCGTTGCGGGCGGCTCCTTTTCCGCGCTCTTCCCCGAGGGCCAGAGCCACGACGCGCCGCACGTCACGCCGGTCAAGAGCGGCGCCGCGCGGATCTTTCTCCGCGCCCATGACCTCGCCTCTGGCGCGGCGCCCGCGCTCCCGGCGCCAGAGGCAGGCTCTTTCACGGCGCCACCCGTCATCATCCCCGTCGGCCTCCACTACGACGACAAGGCCGTTTTCCGCTCCGACGTGCTCGTCGTCTTCCACCCGCCGCTGGCGCTTTCGCCAGAGGCCCTCGCGGACCCGCACGTGCTCAGCGCGGAGATCGAGCGCGCCCTGGTGCGCGTGGTGCACGCGACGGAGGACTGGGACCTCCACCGCGCCATGATCCGCGCGTCCTCGCTTATGCGCGCCGAGATGGCGGCCCGCGACGGCCGCCTCGCCGAGCCCGCGACGATCGCCGAGCGGCACCTGGACTTCGAGGTGATGTGGACCAGCTACCACGCGCGCCTGGACACGCACCCCGCAGAGATCGAGGCCCTACGCCGCGACGTAGCGGCCTACCGGCGAAAGATGCGCCTGCTCGGCATGAACGACGCCGACTTGGACCGTCCGGGACGCTCGGGCGTCTTCCAGATCGCGTGGGCGTTGCTACAGGCCGCCATCGCTTACCTCGTGTTGCGACCGCTCTTCCTGCTCGGCTTCCTCGTGAGCGGGCCGCCGTATTGGGCGCTCAAGCCTCTAGCGAGAAAGGTGGCGACCGCCGAGAAGGACAAGGCGACGATCAAGCTTCTCGGCGGGCTCGTGCTGTTCCCGCTGGCGTGGATCACGGCCTCCGTCGTGGCGGCGTTCGCCTACGGCCCGCTGCGCCGGATCGCGCCGTGGTTGCCCGATTGGCCGATCGGCGTGATCGGTGCGCTCGCGTTCGTGCTGTGCGTGGCCGGCGCCGTCGTCGCGCTCCGCTCGGCGGAGCTGACTCTGGAGACGTGGCGCACGGTGCGCGCGCGCATGGCCCGGCGCATGGAGTCCGAGCGCGTGGACGCGCTCCGGCGCCAGAGGGCGGACCTGCACGACCGCCTCGTCGCGCTCGCGCAGGGGCTGCCGGCCGTGGAGCGCATCGAAGGTGCCAAAGCGCCGCCAGAGGCCGTGTGA
- a CDS encoding S8 family serine peptidase, with protein sequence MSPLRLACALALFSLVGVSASAQEAARYWIVVGETVAAPAPSPEAAARRALRGTAAPSDRTLAPEARAELLAHGVVPLVESRWLGAVSAALTAEQRAAVAALPFVREVRPVGRFVPAEADRAPLAEPLAFVSMTAPLAPWGAMPKAGPSLAQLASVGADRLLDAGYDGTGVTVGFLDTLYDFDHPALTHIGVSGRLAGVEDFTGPRQQSSFHGLAVSSITLGGAEGMLLGPARGARVLAATTEYAPTETHAEEDNFVAGLEWLEAQGVDVVNISLGYSTFDAGEGDFTYADMDGNTTLVTRAADAAASRGVVIVTSAGNEGNSAWQYITAPADADSVITVGATRPGGIRATFSSTGPTADGRIKPDVMAQGTNMVTATRGGAYSTTGQGTSYSAPLVTGVVAQLLQARPSLTPIQVREALRSTASQASAPDNLMGWGVVNGPAALAVATALETPPESLWRVGPSPVRAGSPLTVDTPEPLALAVLDVLGRRVAEIPAGARGRQTVLAPDLPSGLYFVWPEGGALPAQRLVIVR encoded by the coding sequence ATGTCCCCCCTTCGCCTCGCGTGCGCGCTCGCGCTCTTTTCCCTCGTCGGTGTCTCCGCGTCCGCGCAAGAGGCGGCGCGCTACTGGATCGTGGTCGGGGAGACCGTCGCGGCTCCGGCGCCCTCGCCAGAGGCCGCCGCGCGGCGCGCGCTCCGCGGCACGGCCGCGCCGTCGGACCGGACGCTCGCGCCAGAGGCCCGCGCCGAGCTGTTGGCGCACGGCGTCGTGCCGCTCGTGGAAAGCCGGTGGCTGGGCGCGGTCAGCGCGGCGCTTACGGCGGAGCAGCGCGCGGCGGTGGCGGCGCTGCCGTTCGTGCGCGAGGTGCGGCCCGTGGGCCGCTTCGTGCCCGCTGAAGCGGACCGGGCGCCTCTGGCCGAGCCTCTGGCGTTTGTGTCCATGACCGCGCCTCTGGCGCCGTGGGGCGCGATGCCCAAAGCGGGGCCGTCGCTGGCCCAGCTCGCGAGCGTCGGCGCAGACCGGCTCCTGGACGCCGGCTACGACGGGACAGGCGTGACGGTCGGCTTTCTGGACACGCTGTACGACTTCGACCACCCCGCGCTCACGCACATCGGCGTAAGTGGCCGGCTTGCGGGCGTCGAGGACTTTACCGGCCCGCGGCAGCAGAGCAGCTTCCACGGCCTCGCGGTCTCCTCCATCACACTCGGCGGGGCTGAGGGGATGCTTCTCGGCCCCGCCAGAGGCGCGCGCGTTCTCGCCGCGACGACCGAGTACGCGCCGACGGAGACGCACGCCGAGGAGGACAACTTCGTGGCCGGGCTGGAGTGGCTGGAGGCGCAGGGCGTGGACGTGGTCAATATCTCGCTGGGCTACAGCACCTTCGACGCCGGCGAGGGCGACTTCACCTACGCCGACATGGACGGCAACACGACGCTCGTGACGCGCGCCGCCGATGCCGCGGCCTCTCGCGGCGTCGTCATCGTGACGAGCGCGGGCAACGAGGGCAACAGCGCGTGGCAGTACATCACCGCGCCCGCCGACGCCGACTCGGTCATCACGGTCGGCGCGACGCGCCCCGGCGGCATCCGCGCCACGTTCTCCTCCACCGGCCCCACCGCCGACGGCCGCATCAAGCCCGACGTGATGGCCCAGGGCACCAACATGGTCACCGCGACCCGTGGCGGCGCGTATTCCACGACGGGTCAGGGCACGTCCTACTCCGCCCCGCTCGTGACCGGCGTCGTCGCGCAGCTTCTACAGGCCCGGCCCAGCCTGACGCCGATCCAGGTCCGCGAGGCGCTCCGCAGTACGGCCAGCCAGGCCTCCGCGCCGGACAACCTGATGGGCTGGGGCGTCGTCAACGGCCCCGCCGCCCTCGCCGTCGCGACCGCGTTGGAAACCCCGCCAGAGAGCCTCTGGCGCGTCGGCCCCTCGCCCGTGCGAGCGGGCTCGCCGCTGACCGTGGACACGCCCGAGCCTCTGGCGCTGGCCGTGCTCGACGTGCTGGGCCGCCGCGTGGCGGAGATCC